ataattttgttatttgggtATATCTATATTAGGAACACAAAAACGTAGATCTTACATGTTGTTATATGCTTCAAACTACCTTCTGCTATCTATGTATACTATGTGTAGTGTATATGTTGTATGTAAACCGGATCTACTTACCcatctggagcacctgagatcaccccaatcttttggtgaggttcgtgttgctaagttttttgttttttatgttgtgtcttgtgtactattatttgtctgtttgtctttattttttggtcatggcgttgtaagtttattttcgatctatgagtttggttgttcctctggtatcttctgCCGCTCTTCTGTAGTTGTTATTACTCcggttaaataaaaaatatcataatttttcaaaatgtgtataaaCAGACATGCAATAGAGacacatatatattaatcaATAACATAGGAAGGACAGTAacataacatgttaaaaaatatttattctgaaaattctcatgatattttattcttGAATTTGAGGTTCCTCTTCAGTTTCCGCCTTTTCAATGCATCCTTTcctgttgaaaattaaataaaaaacatgaaactcTTGTATAGtcaattaaacataattttctataatttcgattaaaatattccaaaatctgagTTAAAAAAGGTCGAATGccccaaataaacattgtctGATTGGTTGAAGTACTGTGGAGTCAATGACAAGCATAGCAAGCCTCGATGTAAAGCATACGCTTCACATGAATAAggagagttttacaaataatgtaaaTACACAGATCCTCCATCCTATTTATTTTTTGCTGAAAATTTTGCAGTGttcatcatttctgttttgattctgctaacaacattccattttttctttaattccgATTTAAATATGGGGAACccgcaataaaaatagatggtCTCAATGAGTTAAAAGCAACGCAAAAAATTCCGTTAACGGGTCGATAATAAACTGATTCACAAATAAAGTTCTCTTTGCGCTCAAATGTAATTCTTAGTGAAGTATACGGGTAACTTCGTTTACGAAAATTTAttatgttaacaaaatatttgatctaataaatgtatgttttatgtaTGAACAGTAATTCTAGTACCACATACATATCGATTGTATCTAAACCCCACTAGGAATAATATATACGTTTATAAAGATCACTTTTAAGAGCTATGTTGGCAATTGGACAGAACTCAAATTATTACTGTTCTCTATCTGTGTATACTATTCGACCAATAGTCACTACTttgtaacaataacataataATTCGTAAATTCAGGAATTGGTTATCTCAATGTTTTCAACCCTGTTTTCTAAACATTCCCTGTTATGTGATGTTCTTAAACATTTCATTTATCATTGAAAAACATGTGTATGTGAAAAATACAAACCATGAAACACAAACAACTTGGGCAGTGTAAATTGTCCACATCCGAGAGAGTTGTAAGCAGCAACTTTCACTTGATAGGTCATCCCAAACTGGAGCCCCTCTTTGTAGTGGGATGTCGTAGACTTGTCATGGATAACACATCTGTGGTATTCTGATGTGCTTGGAACAGTTTTACGGAAAGCGACAATATATCCATCGGTATTCTTCATGTCAGCATTATCAGGTATCTGAGCAAAGACATATTTTAATTGTAGTTAATTCTGATGATGTTATATTAGCTATTGGACAATGCATGTACCCAGTCATGAATATGTCATTTGTTTTCCATGTGTCTctcttttagccatggcgttggcAGTTTATTTTTCGACTCATGAGTTTGAATGTACCTTTCGTATCGTTCGCCTCTCTTTACTCGTAATGCATCAAGCATAATGCTATTTTCTTTGAGTTTCATGACGAGCATTTCAACCATTTCAAACTCATTTTTGTTGTCATTAGCTCTTGCAAGAATTGCAAATGGTTATTTTCTTTGCTTTATGTTGTACAATATGTACCAGTTACCCTTATACAATGTGTAGCACTAAGAGATATGTACTATATATTTGATATCTGGAAGCACAATTACGTAtcgaattttaaacctgattctttttgttatctattaatcatgtgtttctttgtctaatatgttctcctatttatgtgcattgtagtcctgtaatattatgttgtcttttcaatgttatatttaactttgccattaaagtgcgaggtttggcatgccacaaaaccaggttcaacccaccatttttattcccctttaaaaatgtcctgtaccaagtcaggaagatgacCATCGTTATAtaattgttcgtttctgtgtgtgttgcattttaatgttgtgtcgtttgttttctcttatttttgagatattaagataagacgtgacgcggtacttgtttatcccaaattcatgtatttggtttagatgttatatgtgttatcctcgtgggattttgtctgatgcttggtccgtttctgtgtgtgttgcgtttcggtgttgtgtcgttgttctcctcttatatttaatgcgtttccctcggttttagtttgttaccccgattttgtttcttgtccatggatttatgaattttgaacagcggtatactactgttgcctttatttacatcttTATCAACCAAAAATCAGATCCGGTTTCATGTGTTTGTTTCCATATGGCTTTTTTTCTATctgaggtgttttttttttacaagtttcaCCATTAGGTTCAACTATAGTacttataaatcaaaatgagATAACTTGAATTTGTGGAAATAATATACATGACAAGTAAATGGTTATTCAAATACTGTAATAACGAACCTTCCATCTGACAAAAACTCCCGGATGACCCATTACATTACATATTCCAGTTATTGCTGGGGTAAATGTCGGCTCTGTAAAGATAAAAGTGAATTTTATGTTCgttttaatttatctaaattGTTTGGTacgacatatatattttttccctGTAAAACCATGCATTTACTAGCTCTTCAATACAGCATTTAATCTTATGtataatgcatattttcaatatcaaatctTTTTTGTCTGCTTTAAAAAGATTGTCAATCTTTTGGGCATCATTTGAAATTTACTCTTATAATGTATTCAATTATCCAATACAATCTTGTTGGGGTCTAAACTGTCATATATATTCCTTGTATTTAAACGTACTTTGCTAATTTTGCCATAGAAACGGATTTCTTCTCACTTGAAGAAACAACACAGCATAGGGAATCTGCTTCAGGAGATAAtccttaaatcttttttgaaacACTGTTTGAAAATAATCTGTACTGTAGTAAAACCAGGGATCGAATATGTATTGTTGTTTCCCAATTAAGATGAGCATGATTACTGACAGTTATGTCGCtggaaaaaacacaaaataataaacggagttttgttataatattttaacactGGTACTATCTTTTCATTGTCTTAGTATGGGTATAATTAACTCACCTCCTCTTTCTGACATTTTCTGAGGCTGTTGACTTTCAACTGCAGagagataaatgaaatacaaaaatgaaattcaactaGTTACATCAAAGTTAAGTATAGATCAGTATTCCAATAATTGCAATGccatcaatatataaatatttaagatgTTAAACTAAAGGAGAAAGTAGTCTTGttgttaaatttcttaaaacttATGCTATAACTACGTCGGTTAAATTGTTGATGGAGAAAGACTTCTCGAAAGCATTACACCTACATCATCTACGCAATCAGTTTACCCTTTCCCTCGGGATAATTTGAccttttatatacttttttattgtatttgagATTACCTCTACGAGTTTTCCCCTCCacttttgtcttttagaatttatgtaaaaaacagCTAAGGTTTAACTCTATCAAAATATATACGGACATTTTACAGTgaagtgttaattttttttaaaacatatgcaCACGTATCGATATTTCAGATAATAAAGCTATAGactgaattatatataatatataagatctTTCTCATTAAAATCTATCCGGAAAGTTCTTACCTCCTGTTCGTACAATAACAGGTACAGAAAATAAACCAGTGCCCTCATTAGCACAAGCTGCAACTTTTACCTCATACAATGTACATGGTTTAGTTCCAGTAATTGCATGACACTTAGTATCCATACCCGGAACCATTTTTTCCTTGTACTGAGTATCCAATCCGCATCTTTTATAAGCAACAATGTATCCTTCTATTATAACATTAGACACATCTAAAGGAACCTAagcaatataataaaacaaaaataaggtTCGAATCTTTTATTAATATGTTGGTTTCAGTACTGAATCTTGATTAACCTCAACAGAAACTATGAACCCAACACAGAAAACACCTTCGTTTGTTTCTAAACAAGAGTGTGTCCATAATACACGGATGCCTTAACTCACactataattttatatgttcagtggaccgtgaaattatCTCAGGAATAATGACCAAGATGTTTCTAACTAGTTAGTTCGTTGTCTTTGTTTTTGAAGGTCCTATTATTAAGCATTTGTTAATTTCGAATTACTCCTTTGAACTAGTATTTAGTAATTTATCTTGTTTTGGCGTTACTGATGACAACATAAACGGTTACATTCGTACTGcaccagaagtgcattttgaaaatgaacatCTCTTTTGTTATGCTAGGGGCCAACATTTTCGAAAATCCAAAACTCCaccgtaaaaaaaataatttattttgatgataaaaCGAACGTCTGACGTAAAACAGTATCACACTGATCTCTTTGATGAGTATGTTTTTATAAGCAAGTACAACTGCATTTGTAAATCGAAAGTAAAAACACTACAACCCATTTTCACAAATTGactattttatagtgtgtctcaTATTACCGAATATAAGTTGTACCTACTCTCCATTTCAAATGTAGCCCTTTGCCTTCATGCAATGACTTTGTCTTGGTAATCTTAGGTTTTGGTAGCAGTTCTGGAAAACATCATATTGATAATATAGTTCGAATAACGCTACTGAAGGCGTTGTACGTATGTGTCAGAGGAAGCGAAACAACTTAGACTATGTTTGAACTTGTATcaataattttgtattattaatttGCGGATTTGTCCTGAAATCGAAACATTTAACCTTTCTATCTTGTCCCTTCttcaaaaagagaaataaagTATACcaatgcaataatttctgatcTGATAAAACGGTGTTTTTAGTATTAAGTCTTTTCCTGACACAAACATAAGATGAATCAAGTATGAAACATTGTCCCATTGCCCAATGTCCAATACAAATgcattatgtatatatgtgtttGATCACTGCGAACCTTATTCATTTGACACCTTCGtcccttttcatttttaacgaATTTTAATTATGACCCGAAATCAATGCCAAACAACTACTGTAAGTTATAGAACTAAAAAATTTCGAAATTATCTTTCGAAAGAGGGTAGTCTTCAAACTTTGTTTGTTCTAGAAACCTTACCAAGACGGGTCATTTTAGTATATAACTCACTCCTTAGCCGTCCTtaactgtatttggcacaaattttttgaattatggatccacaatgctcttcaactttgtacttgttgtttggctttataaatattttgatttgaacgtcactgatgagtcttatgtagacgaaatgcgcgtcttaCGTACTAAATTAcagtcctggtacctttgataactatactCAAAAGATGATGAGCTATACATGGATTAAGTGCGCCAATACtgcaagaaatataaattttcaaattataaacacTATGTTTAGCAAAAAGTATGTTTATTATCTTATTTCCGTTTAGCAATTAGTAAATTACGAACCTCTAATATCACCACATCCTTGACTCCTATTTACATCTaaataatctgaaaataaaCTAAATGCAGATAAAAGTTGAAACCTTTAGTACTGTAATGGGATATATTATACAAGAGgttattaataaattatatacatcAACACTCACACACCATTCTACAGATTAGTATATATAAACTAATGATAAGTTTGATAAGAGATAATTCTCTGCAGTATTAAGCATTTTGCCTTCTTGTTATCAGCCCGTCATTTAATAGAAGTATAGTCATGGCTTTTTGAGTTGTGGTCTTGATATGCAcagttaaaacatgttttaaaagacTTGCACGTGACTCTATATTAAAATCTAAACAAAAAGTAAGCCATcattaaatataattgaaacaAATCCTTTATAATTTCCACAATATTTGTTCTCTATAAACAACGTATCTGTCTGTAGTGATTCTTGGCTTCAAAAAACGATTCTTGCATGTCGGATGAAATgattattaaaggtaccaggcttaaaatttaatacataagactcattagtgacgctcagatacaAATAGTAATAAAGCTGAAGAAttaaaagttaaagagcatcgaggacctaaaattccaaaaagttgtgccgaatacgactaaggtaatctttgccttggattaaaaaaatccttagtattttgaaaaaatcatacttttgtaaaaaggaaatttataaaatgacaatataaatgatattcacgtcaacaccgaagtgctgactacttgacTGGTGATGCCCTCGGGGACGAAAAGTATACCATACATGCATAACAAATGGGAAGCTAATGAAACGAGACTAGTAAAGAATAcggcaaataaaataaaatgcattataaacaaaaatcactaatgaaacaaaacataaatggTTAAAGTATTTTAAACGATGGGATAAACAAACAGGTCATATTTGTTGTATAATTACTTtatattgtttacaaacattcAATCATTGATGCATAATGCATATTCCAATACTATTATATAATTGTCGATTGAATTAAAAAGgcatttaaatattgtataacatACTGATcaagttattatttttcatcTAAATTTTGTTATGCGTGtactttttgtcgagccttcgactttagtcgaaaaagcgagactaagcgtcggtgtcgtcggcggcgtcaacaaatattcactctgtggttaaagtttttgaaattttaataactttcttaaactatactggatttctaccaaacttggacagaagcttgtttatgatcagtTTGCAgtttgcagttaaagttttcaaaacattcattagatttattaactatcctagatttttaccaaacttagacagaagcttcttacaatcataagatggTATCAAGAggatttttattgatttttttcctcattttggTTGAGCccgcgatttacagcaaaagtaggcgagacactgggttctgcggaacaattacaatttttttcatgaagtcatcaagtaaattaaaacaatgaattCAAAATTAGATTGATACTAATAGAAAGAAAGAGAGAAAGATGGTTGATTAacagttgaaaaataaattccagTATTATAGAACTACAATGTtcgtatgaaataaaacaaaccacACCATTCCACCACAACAGACTTAAGAAATATCAATTAACAAATAGTGACTGAGTATTATTGGTTAATGCCATGTATAGCTGGGATGAACAATATTACCTACCAGACATACAGAGAATAACAGGCGGGCAGAAATCTCCATGTTCTTTGTATCCATACGCAGAAAccataatattatatttactgCTAACGCGTGATAATGATATTACATGACTGCAGGTGCGACCGCCTTTAAGACTTCTACAGCTATAGTTGATATCTAATTCATGTCTTTTGTATGCAACAATATACCCATGGACTGGCGGCTTACAATCCTTTTCTGGAATCTAAAATATATGAAACTATCTTTATTATCAATTGTATAAGCAATGCATAATTATGACGCATTCGAATATATCTAActaaaagtgtattttctaaaaattcgCTGGAAAAGACTTTTTGGATTTGAAATGTATCGTGTTATCCGGATGACATAGGACTGATCACTCTTATTCTTAACCTCTTACTCTTTAATTATCAGAAGTAATGCAAGACCTGCTGTCTTcgaaatacaaaatttgacGAATTTGCATTGATCACAATAAACGTAACAAACGTTCTGTGAACGAAAAGAAAACACTTCCAACGACAAACTACCAATATGCTCGTTCTTTAACAAATGAAACGggggactttttttttattctggttCGCGAATATAGGTTACTAGTAACAGATAAGAACGTATGTTTTAtgacattcataaaaaaacacagaaGTTGAGAACTGGATACCATTTTGTAGGGAAACGAACATTAGTTAATATAAAAGAATGTAAATGCGTTTAGCAATacttttcaatatcttttattCACTCATGCATTCACGTTGCAAAATTGGCCATATAACAAAACGTTGATGTTCACCTTTTTAATGTATCACCTATAATCAATGACTTGGTATGGGGTTCTAAGTAAGAATAACattgacaatatatatatatatatatatatatactttatacattttgatatacaaaatttaacatatGGTAACTCTTACAGTCCATTCTAAGTAAATACCGGTTCCTTCATCTGTTGGGCAAATCTTTAGAATACTAGGAACAAACATctacaaattataatatttaaatatttatttattttttattatgaataccATATAATATTTGGTAGTATTGCCAATGAGATTTCAATTCACCAGCGACTTAATGATAGCAACTTTATGTCACCGTTCAGCattcaataacaaaatgatcacaaataagagaaatatatctggtatcattggaatattttaaattttttctttacgttgtatttaaaaaataacttcaATCGAAACAAATaggttaatttgtttatttagaaTTAGATTTTCAGTCATAAATTCGACCGAAAGAACAATTGTCTTACCTTTACACGAAGTTTTGTGATTTAATCCATGTTGCAATATTCACAAGGTTACAGAACCATCAATTAATGTTCCACCTAAATACACCATTTAGCATTTAAATATTCCGGAATGCATTGTACTAATATATGTGTGACTTGGTCAAAGTCAATATATTTACTGTAATTCATTTTAAACGTCTTTAGTCATTACTGAATCCTTTCATAGGATTATATctaataacaataaatatcCAGTCTATTGGACCGGACTGCAATATAATACTTTAATTCGATCACTATTTAAATATCAACTGAttgtatatcatataaatcaatTGACCACAATTATTGGGATCTTTTGTTTCTTCATAACACGTTGAAGGAAGTATgttgaaataattgaataatgtTGAAAGGATTAAATCATTTTGATTGAAGAAAATGACTTCAATAGCGATTTTCTACGATTATTAAAATGTTGCAGCTGGGTTTTGTCTTATCAGTTATATCTTTCAACGAATATTTGTTTCTTCAAATTTGACCACTATATGTGTATACTTCATTTATGATATACCTTGACATTTTATAATTCTGATATTCTTCATTCTAAAACTACAAAGGACAGTGTTACTAAATAGTGACGACATTTAATCCAAGGCAGGACTACTATATAGCTAGCACTAAGTGGATCCATTCGTATACTCTTCAAATCCTACACGATAAATTACCTGTATCCAGTGTTATCAATGCACACGTCATGTCCATACACTTATGGTTACAAAACAACCTATCATTTATAACGTTATAAATGTAATTGGAAAACAAAGGTAccttgattataatttaatacgccagacgcgcgttccgtctacataagaatcatcagttacgctcagatcaaaatagttataaaaaaagccaaacaagtacaaagttgaacagcattgagCACCCTAAATTGCAAATAAtagtgccaaatacggctaaggtaatatattcctaggataagaaaatccttagtttttcgataaattcaaatttttgtaaacaggaaatttataaaatgaccacataattgatattcatgtcaacaccgaagtgctgactactgcgttggtgataccctcggggacgaaacgtctaaACGAGACGTCCATTTCTTTTTTGTATCCATTATACTGCTCATTTAACGCCAACATTTCATTGTGtgagcttttaaaaaaatagaaccAATATATTTATGCTGCAATTAGTAGATTGCATTTAAAAATGGCTAAGCCTTATGTTTATGCTTTCCGTTATTCCATAATAAACCAGGTATATCAACTCAAAACTAAGCTTATATGTTCATTTTgatatgaacttttttttaacttatatgCCTAAAAAGGTTTTGACCACAATTGTCAGTTTCACCGAATATAGTAATGGGATGAGACATTCGTACATTACTCTCGGGTTAAAGTGTTAGGTGAAGGAGGTTAACCATGAAGTTGTAGTTGCATCAACTTGAAACAAGTGTTCATCATGGTGTGcacaatttttattatatgcCAAAGTCAGGTTTCGATTTCATTGAAAATGTGAGTGGGACATCGTGTCctatgaattgtcattgatatgataTTATGTGAGTGGAGCACACAGGACCTGTTGTTCGACTTGAATTATCCTAAGTTTACAATGCCCTTATTGATTTGAACTTTTGTAACTATTTTCCTTTGAAGGTTCATTTGATATACTTCaactaatataaaacaaatagagAAAAGATAAATATGTCGCTAGTGTGCAATGAAAACTGAATAGTTAATCATATTCTTGAATGGCGAAACAAGAATAAGTTTACAGAAATGgttaacaaaatatacaaaggGGGTGTTGACACACATTATTACTCGTGTTTCTGTAGTACAAATTTCGAAATTCAACCTTCCTTACGAAATCTGATTTCAGATTCTCTAAAAAGTTGAAACATTGTGGGTGTCTTCAAGTTTATAACTGTTCTTATATGTTATACTGATcaatcaatgttttgttttcagtgTTATTTATACCAGACACTTTCCTTGCTTGTAAAATTCCCGACGTACGTCTTATATAAGGTTTATGGTTAACCATTCTAATTACAAAAGTTTTTATCTTCACATGCTTTTGCCAACCAAGCAAATCACATGTAAGTAGAAATAAACTGGCTGTTGGGATATTGTTGTTTAATAGTTAATTAGCCGGTAAGATAGACCTGGCTTGTGGCTTGTACTCGGGTAAATGATTGCACAGTTTCATAATTGTTTGTCGATTTagataaaaatttgtaagggttccgcggaacccagtgtctcgcctacttttccTGTAAATCGctggctcaacaaaaatgaggaaaaaaaatcaataaaatttttcCTCTTGATAccatcttatgattgtaagaagtttctgtctaagtttggtaaaaatctaggatagttaataaatctaatgaatattttgaaaatttaaatgcaaactgtatgtaatgttaacttaaagaaaatctaagtccatttaaaaataaaaatacagaaaaaatagttatctttttacaaagtttcttctggatactattttatgatcataaataagcttctgtccaagtttggtacacacccaggatagtttaagaaagttattaaaattttaaaaactttaaccacagagtgaatgttatgtttccccgcaaaaaaaactaagtccatttaaaagtaaaatacggaaaaaatggaattttattttacaaaatttactactggatactatcttatgatcataaacaagcttctgtccaagtttggtagaaatccagtatagtttaagaaagttattaaaatttcaaaaactttaaccacagagtgaatatttgttgacgccgctgACGAcaccgacgccgacggaatgtaggatcgcttagtctcgctttttcgactaaagtcgaaggctcgacaaaaatgtacatattgCTGTATGACACCACTTTCCTATATActaaatttttggaattttggaccctcagtgctcttcaacttcgtacttgtttggctttaaaaatattttgatgtgagcgtcactgatgaatcttatgtagacgaaacgcacgtgtggcgtacaaaattataatcatgatacctttgataactaattagacGGGCGAACAAATTACACCCCTACCACTATATATTCTGCATAAAAATAAAGAGTTAAATAATTCTGTACTACTTTtatgtcaatattttaaaagagtatttttattttttttcccattCACTGTATATATGCAATTCagaataatatataattgtCTACTTTTTCTGTGCTATCTTGCatcttaaggatgtacacctttGAGGAGCCAaacatttctagaattaaactttttttcttaacctgatttttgggtttaaaagactataacaaaataattggcgAAGAAAAAGTgatatggtggtgcacttcttttttcGCTACagccctttgaaaatgcccaattttgatcTATTATCGTGGAAAAAATCACAATTcccaattaaactttttttcatactttctagAAAGATGatgtggaccaatctgaataaattttacttaaaaaaactataggtaggtgttaatataagaaagttttatcatattttgacgcttttttgagaacaaaatgcatattatttctacttttttgttataaatgattgaaaacatacatatctaagaaatttgaaaagaccaaaatgatatgggatgtacacgattcttgtaaaatcattttttgtatcccatACCCATTTTTGGCTAAAAATGCTGATCTGATTGGtcgcaaaatttgaaaacgcGATTACTCAAAAACCGTTCATtgtaaaaacacaattttttcacagagttatgtttgattaaaatatttttaaaattcattgatattttccactcgTAACACATGTTTGggaaataattcaagaacgagatttcaacgagactgaaaagtcagaagaatacatccttaagtaAAAGCATTGGGagatcgaaaataaattaacataattagaaaataatatGGCTTCATTATTCTATCCCCAAAAAAATATGCccaaatacatttatttttgtattgtttcgAATGGtgtcttatattttaaatttttagtcATTTTTCCATGTTTCAAGTTTCCATTTTGATCAGCAACATTCCAACATCTCCCTGCCAAGAACATATATCTCCTATTTGATACAATATAGCAGGGCTTTCCTGTCCTTTAtaagaagtaaaataacaaaaataacaacctccaaggaaaattcaaaacagaaagtcccttatcaaatgacaaaataaaaagctcaacaAATCAAACTGTCATATTTGTAAC
This is a stretch of genomic DNA from Mytilus trossulus isolate FHL-02 chromosome 6, PNRI_Mtr1.1.1.hap1, whole genome shotgun sequence. It encodes these proteins:
- the LOC134723216 gene encoding receptor-type tyrosine-protein phosphatase F-like translates to MFVPSILKICPTDEGTGIYLEWTIPEKDCKPPVHGYIVAYKRHELDINYSCRSLKGGRTCSHVISLSRVSSKYNIMVSAYGYKEHGDFCPPVILCMSDYLDVNRSQGCGDIRELLPKPKITKTKSLHEGKGLHLKWRVPLDVSNVIIEGYIVAYKRCGLDTQYKEKMVPGMDTKCHAITGTKPCTLYEVKVAACANEGTGLFSVPVIVRTGVESQQPQKMSERGEPTFTPAITGICNVMGHPGVFVRWKIPDNADMKNTDGYIVAFRKTVPSTSEYHRCVIHDKSTTSHYKEGLQFGMTYQVKVAAYNSLGCGQFTLPKLFVFHGKDALKRRKLKRNLKFKNKIS